One stretch of Kogia breviceps isolate mKogBre1 chromosome 18, mKogBre1 haplotype 1, whole genome shotgun sequence DNA includes these proteins:
- the SYMPK gene encoding symplekin: MAGSSGDSITRRSVASQFFTQEEGPGIDGMTTSERVVDLLNQAALITNDSKITVLKQVQELIINKDPTLLDNFLDEIIAFQADKSIEVRKFVIGFIEEACKRDIELLLKLIANLNMLLRDENVNVVKKAILTMTQLYKVALQWMVKSRVISELQEACWDMVSAMAGDIILLLDSDNDGIRTHAIKFVEGLIVTLSPRMADSEVPRRQEHDISLDRIPRDHPYIQYNVLWEEGKAALEQLLKFMVHPAISSINLTTALGSLANIARQRPMFMSEVIQAYETLHANLPPTLAKSQVSSVRKNLKLHLLSVLKHPASLEFQAQITTLLVDLGTPQAEIARNMPSGKDARKRPRDDSDSTLKKMKLEPNLGEDDEDKDLEPGPSATSKASAQISGQSDTDITAEFLQPLLTPDNVANLVLISMVYLPEVMPASFQAIYTPVESAGTEAQIKHLARLMATQMTAAGLGPGVEQTKQCKEEPKEEKVVKPESVLIKRRLSAQGQAISVVGSLSSMSTLEEEAPQAKRRPEPIIPVTQPRLAGAGGRKKIFRLSDVLKPLTDAQVEAMKLGAVKRILRAEKAVACSGAAQVRIKILASLVTQFDSGLKAEVLSFILEDVRARLDLAFAWLYQEYNAYLAAGAAGTLDKYEDCLIRLLSGLQEKPDQKDGIFTKVVLEAPLITESALEVIRKYCEDESRTYLGMSTLRDLIFKRPSRQFQYLHVLLDLSSHEKDKVRSQALLFIKRMYEKEQLREYVEKFALNYLQLLVHPNPPSVLFGADKDTEVAAPWTEETVKQCLYLYLALLPQNHKLIHELAAVYTEAIADIKRTVLRVIEQPIRGMGMNSPELLLLVENCPKGAETLVTRCLHSLTDKVPPSPELVKRVRDLYHKRLPDVRFLIPVLNGLEKKEVIQALPKLIKLNPIVVKEVFNRLLGTQHGEGNSALSPLNPGELLIALHNIDSSKCDMKSIIKATNLCFAERNVYTSEVLAVVMQQLMEQSPLPMLLMRTVIQSLTMYPRLGGFVMNILSRLIMKQVWKYPKVWEGFIKCCQRTKPQSFQVILQLPPQQLGAVFDKCPELREPLLAHVRSFTPHQQAHIPNSIMTILEASGKQEPETKEAPAGPLEEDDLEPLALAPPPAPRPPQDLIGLRLAQEKALKRQLEEEQKLKPGGVGAPSSSSSSLSSSSARPGPPQPEEAIDFREEGPECETPAIFISMDDDSGLTEAALLDSSLEGPLPKEAAAGGLISKEERSPQTLTPAGEDTVKTPTAEEAGEPETKGNS, encoded by the exons TAAGCGAGACATTGAGTTACTGCTGAAACTGATCGCGAATCTCAACATGCTCTTGAGAGATGAGAATGTGAATGTGGTGAAGAAGGCCATCCTCACCATGACCCAGCTCTACAAGGTGGCCCTGCAG TGGATGGTGAAGTCACGGGTGATCAGCGAGCTCCAGGAGGCCTGCTGGGATATGGTGTCTGCCATGGCGGGGGACATCATCCTGCTGTTGGACTCTGACAATGATGGCATCCGTACCCATGCCATCAAGTTTGTGGAGGGCCTCATTGTCACCCTGTCGCCCCGCATGGCTGACTCGGAGGTGCCCCGACGCCAGGAGCACGATATCAGCCTGGACCGCATCCCTCGTGACCATCCCTATATCCAGTACA ATGTGCTGTGGGAAGAAGGCAAGGCAGCCTTAGAGCAGTTGCTCAAGTTCATGGTGCACCCCGCTATCTCCTCTATCAACCTGACCACAGCCCTGGGCTCCCTCGCCAATATTGCCCGCCAGAGGCCCATGTTCATGTCTGAGGTGATTCAGGCCTATGAAACCCTGCACG CCAACCTGCCCCCGACGCTGGCCAAATCTCAGGTGAGCAGCGTGCGTAAGAACCTCAAGTTGCACCTGTTGAGTGTGCTGAAGCACCCAGCCTCCTTGGAGTTCCAGGCTCAGATCACCACCCTGCTGGTAGACCTGGGCACACCTCAGGCTGAGATCGCCCGCAACATGCCCAGCGGCAAGGATGCCCGCAAGCGGCCCCGAGATGACTCAGACTCCACGCTCAAGAAGATGAAGCTTG AGCCCAACCTGGGGGAAGACGACGAGGACAAGGACTTGGAGCCAGGCCCCTCAGCAACCTCGAAGGCCTCAGCCCAGATCTCAGGCCAGTCAGACACAGATATCACAGCCGAGTTCCTACAGCCTCTGCTGACACCTGACAATGTGGCCAATCTG GTCCTCATCAGCATGGTGTACCTGCCCGAGGTCATGCCCGCCTCCTTCCAAGCCATCTACACCCCAGTGGAGTCAGCAGGCACTGAAGCCCAGATCAAGCACCTGGCTCGGCTCATGGCCACACAGATGACGGCCGCAGGACTGGGGCCAG GCGTGGAGCAGACCAAACAGTGCAAGGAGGAGCCCAAGGAGGAGAAGGTGGTGAAGCCGGAGAGTGTCCTGATCAAGCGGCGCCTGTCAGCTCAGGGTCAGGCCATCTCGGTAGTGGGCTCCTTGAGCTCCATGTCCACTCTGGAGGAGGAAGCGCCCCAGGCCAAGAGGAGGCCAGAGCCCATCATCCCTGTCACGCAGCCCCG GCTGGCAGGTGCCGGCGGGCGCAAGAAAATCTTCCGTCTTAGTGATGTGCTGAAGCCCCTGACCGACGCCCAGGTTGAGGCCATGAAGCTGGGCGCTGTGAAGCGGATCCTGCGGGCTGAGAAGGCCGTGGCCTGCAGCGGGGCAGCCCAG GTGCGCATAAAGATCCTGGCCAGCCTTGTGACTCAGTTTGACTCGGGCCTGAAGGCCGAGGTCCTGTCCTTCATCCTGGAAGACGTGCGGGCCCGCCTGGACCTGGCCTTTGCCTGGCTGTACCAGGAGTACAACGCCTACCTAGCAGCTGGTGCCGCAGGCACCCTGGACAAGTATGAGGACTGCCTCATCCGCCTGCTCTCCGGCCTTCAGGAGAAGCCAGACCAGAAGGATGG GATCTTCACCAAGGTTGTGCTGGAGGCGCCGCTGATCACTGAGAGCGCCCTGGAGGTGATTCGCAAGTACTGTGAGGATGAG AGTCGCACCTACCTGGGCATGTCCACTCTTCGAGACCTGATCTTCAAGCGCCCGTCCCGCCAGTTCCAGTACCTGCATGTTCTGCTAGACCTCAGCTCCCATGAGAAGGACAAG GTGCGTTCCCAGGCCTTGCTGTTCATCAAGCGCATGTACGAGAAGGAACAGCTACGAGAGTATGTGGAGAAGTTTGCCCTCAACTACCTACAGCTCTTGGTCCACCCCAACCCGCCATCTGTGCTTTTTGGAGCCGACAAGGACACAG AGGTGGCAGCACCCTGGACTGAGGAGACAGTAAAGCAGTGTTTGTACCTCTACCTGGCCCTCCTGCCTCAGAACCACAAGCTGATCCACGAGCTGGCAGCCGTGTATACTGAGGCCATCGCTGACATCAAGAGGACAGTGCTGAGGGTCATCGAACAGCCG ATCCGAGGAATGGGCATGAACTCACCCGAGCTGCTCCTGCTGGTGGAGAACTGTCCCAAGGGGGCAGAGACGCTGGTCACACGTTGTCTGCACAGCCTCACAGACAAAG TCCCACCCTCCCCAGAGCTGGTGAAGCGGGTCCGGGATCTCTACCACAAGCGACTGCCCGACGTCCGCTTCCTCATCCCTGTGCTCAATGGGCTGGAAAAG AAGGAAGTGATCCAGGCCCTTCCAAAGCTCATCAAACTCAACCCCATAGTGGTGAAAGAGGTCTTCAACCGCCTGCTGGGCACCCAGCACG GTGAAGGGAACTCAGCCTTGTCCCCCCTGAACCCTGGAGAGCTTCTCATCGCATTACACAACATCGACTCCTCGAAGTGTGACATGAAGTCCATCATCAAAG CCACCAACCTGTGCTTTGCGGAGCGGAACGTGTACACGTCGGAGGTGCTGGCCGTGGTGATGCAGCAGCTGATGGAGCAGAGTCCGCTGCCCATGCTGCTCATGAGGACCGTCATCCAGTCCCTGACCATGTACCCCCGCCTGGGGGGCTTCGTCATGAACATCCTTTCCCGCCTCATCATGAAGCAG GTGTGGAAGTATCCCAAGGTGTGGGAGGGCTTCATCAAGTGCTGTCAACGCACCAAGCCCCAGAGCTTCCAGGTCATCCTGCAGCTCCCACCCCAGCAGCTGGGTGCCGTCTTTGACAAGTGCCCGGAGCTCCGGGAGCCCCTGCTGGCCCACGTCCGTTCCTTCACTCCCCACCAG CAAGCACACATCCCCAACTCCATCATGACCATCCTGGAGGCCAGCGGCAAGCAAGAGCCAGAGACGAAGGAAGCGCCCGCCGGGCCCCTGGAAGAG gatgACTTAGAGCCCCTGGCCCTGGCaccgcccccagccccccgcccccctcaaGACCTCATCGGCCTGCGGCTGGCCCAGGAAAAGGCCTTAAAGCGGCAGCTGGAGGAGGAACAGAAGCTGAAGCCTGGGGGAGTGGGAGccccctcctcgtcctcctcgtcGTTGTCCTCTTCCTCGGCCCGGCCAGGCCCTCCCCAGCCGGAGGAAGCCATTGATTTCCGGGAGGAGGGGCCGGAATGTGAGACCCCGGCCATCTTCATCAGCATGGATGATGACTCGGGGCTGACTGAGGCTGCACTGCTGGACTCTAGTCTTGAGGGACCCCTACCTAAG GAAGCTGCAGCGGGCGGTTTGATTTCAAAGGAAGAGCGGAGTCCCCAGACCCTCACCCCTGCCGGAGAAGACACCGTGAAGACTCCCACTGCTGAGGAAGCCGGGGAACCCGAGACCAAGGGGAACAGCTGA
- the RSPH6A gene encoding radial spoke head protein 6 homolog A isoform X2 has protein sequence MGDLPPDPEPPPQPTSSSRNSEVSERRRSGEQSRPQPTVPEEVQQIPLDAQILRGSRETLSNQINRGWSQGASLTSNENFILQAEEAQRGGIEYPSLNTGFPSEVQPQTYPSEGRLQASHNASLMLQQLQQGEGNLFQQLESAYQEPRADLLGQYTRYEREDVQFSQDTQHGPSLRDDAALPSSPSELGFMPFTTELPEPEPRELAVQSAKAYLLQTSVSCDLSLYEHLVNLLTKILNQRPENPLFLLESLNRTTQREWFHPKLDTLRDDPEMQTAYEMAERQKALFGRSGGGGGEGEQEMEEEAAETAVPNIMEKAFYLEQAGVGLSSDESFRIFMALKQLVEQQPIHTCRFWGKILGLRRSYLVAEVEFREGEEELEEEELEEMMEGGEVMQEPGEEEGEEGEEGEEVADVIPKPTWKPPPVVPKEESRKGANKYVYFVCNEPGRPWVRLPHVVPSQIVQARKIRKFFTGFLDAPVVSYPPFPGNEANYLRAQIARISASTHISPLGFYLFGEEEGDDDEEGGAGRDSYEENPDFEGIPVLELVASMANWVHHTQHILPQGRCTWVNPLQKTEEEEELGEEEEKAEEGREEVEQEVGPPLLTPLSEDAAPVQQEYPSGPELMEMSDPTVEEELALKAAQEQALEATEEEEEDEEEDEEEDQDD, from the exons ATGGGAGACCTACCACCCGACCCTGAGCCCCCTCCTCAGCCTACCTCCAGCAGTAGGAATTCCGAGGTCTCCGAGCGGCGGCGCAGTGGGGAACAGTCTAGGCCCCAGCCCACAGTCCCTGAAGAGGTGCAGCAGATACCGCTTGACGCTCAGATCCTGCGCGGCAGTCGGGAGACGCTGTCGAACCAGATCAACCGGGGCTGGTCACAAGGGGCCAGTCTGACCTCAAATGAGAACTTCATTCTTCAGGCCGAGGAAGCCCAGCGGGGGGGCATTGAATACCCTTCCCTGAATACGGGCTTTCCCTCAGAGGTACAGCCCCAAACTTACCCGAGTGAAGGCAGGCTCCAGGCCAGCCACAACGCCAGCTTAATGCTGCAGCAGCTACAGCAGGGCGAAGGCAACCTATTCCAGCAACTGGAGTCTGCCTACCAGGAGCCCCGGGCTGACCTCTTGGGCCAGTACACCAGGTACGAGAGAGAAGACGTGCAGTTCAGCCAGGACACCCAGCACGGGCCGTCCCTACGGGATGACGCTGCGCTCCCGTCCTCGCCCTCTGAGCTGGGCTTCATGCCCTTCACTACGGAGTTGCCCGAGCCAGAGCCTCGAGAGCTGGCCGTGCAGAGCGCCAAGGCCTACCTGCTGCAGACCAGCGTCAGCTGCGACCTCAGCCT GTATGAGCACCTGGTGAACCTGCTGACCAAGATCCTGAACCAGCGGCCTGAGAACCCCTTGTTCCTCCTGGAGTCGCTGAACCGCACCACTCAGCGGGAGTGGTTCCACCCCAAGTTGGACACGCTTCGGGACGACCCAGAGATGCAGACCGCCTACGAGATGGCCGAGAGGCAGAAGGCGCTGTTCGGccggagcggcggcggcggcggcgagggcgaacaggagatggaggaggaggcg GCTGAGACGGCCGTGCCCAACATCATGGAGAAGGCCTTCTACCTGGAACAGGCCGGCGTGGGCCTGAGCTCAGACGAGAGTTTCCGCATCTTCATGGCCCTGAAGCAGCTCGTGGAGCAGCAGCCCATCCACACCTGCCGCTTCTGGGGCAAGATCCTGGGGCTCCGTCGCAGCTACCTGGTGGCTGAGGTGGAATTCCGGGAGGGcgaggaggagctggaggaggaggagctggaggagatGATGGAGGGCGGAGAGGTCATGCAGGAGCCCGGCGAGGAGGAGGGCGAGGAGGGCGAGGAGGGCGAAGAGGTCGCCGACGTCATCCCCAAGCCCACGTGGAAGCCGCCGCCCGTCGTCCCCAAGGAAGAGAGCCGAAAGGGCGCCAACAAGTACGTGTATTTCGTGTGCAACGAGCCGGGCCGGCCGTGGGTGAGGCTGCCCCATGTCGTGCCAAGCCAGATCGTGCAGGCCCGCAAGATCAGGAAGTTCTTCACTGGCTTCCTGGACGCGCCGGTCGTCAGCTACCCGCCCTTCCCGGGCAACGAGGCCAACTACCTGCGGGCCCAGATCGCCCGCATCTCGGCCTCCACACACATCAGCCCCCTCGGCTTCTACCTGTTCGGCGAGGAGGAGGGCGACGACGACGAGGAGGGCGGTGCCGGGCGCGACTCTTACGAGGAGAACCCCGACTTTGAGGGCATCCCGGTCCTCGAGTTGGTGGCCTCCATGGCCAACTGGGTGCATCATACGCAGCACATCCTGCCACAG GGCCGCTGCACTTGGGTGAACCCTTTGCAGAagacggaggaggaggaggagctgggggaggaggaagagaaggcagaggaggggagagaggaggtggagCAGGAGGTCGGGCCCCCGCTGCTGACGCCACTCTCAGAAGATGCAG CCCCTGTTCAGCAAGAGTACCCCAGCGGCCCGGAGCTCATGGAGATGAGCGACCCCAcggtggaggaggagctggcccTCAAGGCTGCCCAGGAGCAGGCCCTGGAGGCcacggaggaagaggaagaggatgaggaggaagatgaggaggaggaccAGGATGACTGA
- the RSPH6A gene encoding radial spoke head protein 6 homolog A isoform X3, which produces MGDLPPDPEPPPQPTSSSRNSEVSERRRSGEQSRPQPTVPEEVQQIPLDAQILRGSRETLSNQINRGWSQGASLTSNENFILQAEEAQRGGIEYPSLNTGFPSEVQPQTYPSEGRLQASHNASLMLQQLQQGEGNLFQQLESAYQEPRADLLGQYTRYEREDVQFSQDTQHGPSLRDDAALPSSPSELGFMPFTTELPEPEPRELAVQSAKAYLLQTSVSCDLSLYEHLVNLLTKILNQRPENPLFLLESLNRTTQREWFHPKLDTLRDDPEMQTAYEMAERQKALFGRSGGGGGEGEQEMEEEAAETAVPNIMEKAFYLEQAGVGLSSDESFRIFMALKQLVEQQPIHTCRFWGKILGLRRSYLVAEVEFREGEEELEEEELEEMMEGGEVMQEPGEEEGEEGEEGEEVADVIPKPTWKPPPVVPKEESRKGANKYVYFVCNEPGRPWVRLPHVVPSQIVQARKIRKFFTGFLDAPVVSYPPFPGNEANYLRAQIARISASTHISPLGFYLFGEEEGDDDEEGGAGRDSYEENPDFEGIPVLELVASMANWVHHTQHILPQGRCTWVNPLQKTEEEEELGEEEEKAEEGREEVEQEVGPPLLTPLSEDAGSLRTSTSAGATSTVLRISTRPCQPLFSKSTPAARSSWR; this is translated from the exons ATGGGAGACCTACCACCCGACCCTGAGCCCCCTCCTCAGCCTACCTCCAGCAGTAGGAATTCCGAGGTCTCCGAGCGGCGGCGCAGTGGGGAACAGTCTAGGCCCCAGCCCACAGTCCCTGAAGAGGTGCAGCAGATACCGCTTGACGCTCAGATCCTGCGCGGCAGTCGGGAGACGCTGTCGAACCAGATCAACCGGGGCTGGTCACAAGGGGCCAGTCTGACCTCAAATGAGAACTTCATTCTTCAGGCCGAGGAAGCCCAGCGGGGGGGCATTGAATACCCTTCCCTGAATACGGGCTTTCCCTCAGAGGTACAGCCCCAAACTTACCCGAGTGAAGGCAGGCTCCAGGCCAGCCACAACGCCAGCTTAATGCTGCAGCAGCTACAGCAGGGCGAAGGCAACCTATTCCAGCAACTGGAGTCTGCCTACCAGGAGCCCCGGGCTGACCTCTTGGGCCAGTACACCAGGTACGAGAGAGAAGACGTGCAGTTCAGCCAGGACACCCAGCACGGGCCGTCCCTACGGGATGACGCTGCGCTCCCGTCCTCGCCCTCTGAGCTGGGCTTCATGCCCTTCACTACGGAGTTGCCCGAGCCAGAGCCTCGAGAGCTGGCCGTGCAGAGCGCCAAGGCCTACCTGCTGCAGACCAGCGTCAGCTGCGACCTCAGCCT GTATGAGCACCTGGTGAACCTGCTGACCAAGATCCTGAACCAGCGGCCTGAGAACCCCTTGTTCCTCCTGGAGTCGCTGAACCGCACCACTCAGCGGGAGTGGTTCCACCCCAAGTTGGACACGCTTCGGGACGACCCAGAGATGCAGACCGCCTACGAGATGGCCGAGAGGCAGAAGGCGCTGTTCGGccggagcggcggcggcggcggcgagggcgaacaggagatggaggaggaggcg GCTGAGACGGCCGTGCCCAACATCATGGAGAAGGCCTTCTACCTGGAACAGGCCGGCGTGGGCCTGAGCTCAGACGAGAGTTTCCGCATCTTCATGGCCCTGAAGCAGCTCGTGGAGCAGCAGCCCATCCACACCTGCCGCTTCTGGGGCAAGATCCTGGGGCTCCGTCGCAGCTACCTGGTGGCTGAGGTGGAATTCCGGGAGGGcgaggaggagctggaggaggaggagctggaggagatGATGGAGGGCGGAGAGGTCATGCAGGAGCCCGGCGAGGAGGAGGGCGAGGAGGGCGAGGAGGGCGAAGAGGTCGCCGACGTCATCCCCAAGCCCACGTGGAAGCCGCCGCCCGTCGTCCCCAAGGAAGAGAGCCGAAAGGGCGCCAACAAGTACGTGTATTTCGTGTGCAACGAGCCGGGCCGGCCGTGGGTGAGGCTGCCCCATGTCGTGCCAAGCCAGATCGTGCAGGCCCGCAAGATCAGGAAGTTCTTCACTGGCTTCCTGGACGCGCCGGTCGTCAGCTACCCGCCCTTCCCGGGCAACGAGGCCAACTACCTGCGGGCCCAGATCGCCCGCATCTCGGCCTCCACACACATCAGCCCCCTCGGCTTCTACCTGTTCGGCGAGGAGGAGGGCGACGACGACGAGGAGGGCGGTGCCGGGCGCGACTCTTACGAGGAGAACCCCGACTTTGAGGGCATCCCGGTCCTCGAGTTGGTGGCCTCCATGGCCAACTGGGTGCATCATACGCAGCACATCCTGCCACAG GGCCGCTGCACTTGGGTGAACCCTTTGCAGAagacggaggaggaggaggagctgggggaggaggaagagaaggcagaggaggggagagaggaggtggagCAGGAGGTCGGGCCCCCGCTGCTGACGCCACTCTCAGAAGATGCAG GAAGTTTGAGAACATCTACATCGGCTGGGGCCACAAGTACAGTCCTGAGAATTTCAACCCGTCCCTGCCAGCCCCTGTTCAGCAAGAGTACCCCAGCGGCCCGGAGCTCATGGAGATGA
- the RSPH6A gene encoding radial spoke head protein 6 homolog A isoform X1, which produces MGDLPPDPEPPPQPTSSSRNSEVSERRRSGEQSRPQPTVPEEVQQIPLDAQILRGSRETLSNQINRGWSQGASLTSNENFILQAEEAQRGGIEYPSLNTGFPSEVQPQTYPSEGRLQASHNASLMLQQLQQGEGNLFQQLESAYQEPRADLLGQYTRYEREDVQFSQDTQHGPSLRDDAALPSSPSELGFMPFTTELPEPEPRELAVQSAKAYLLQTSVSCDLSLYEHLVNLLTKILNQRPENPLFLLESLNRTTQREWFHPKLDTLRDDPEMQTAYEMAERQKALFGRSGGGGGEGEQEMEEEAAETAVPNIMEKAFYLEQAGVGLSSDESFRIFMALKQLVEQQPIHTCRFWGKILGLRRSYLVAEVEFREGEEELEEEELEEMMEGGEVMQEPGEEEGEEGEEGEEVADVIPKPTWKPPPVVPKEESRKGANKYVYFVCNEPGRPWVRLPHVVPSQIVQARKIRKFFTGFLDAPVVSYPPFPGNEANYLRAQIARISASTHISPLGFYLFGEEEGDDDEEGGAGRDSYEENPDFEGIPVLELVASMANWVHHTQHILPQGRCTWVNPLQKTEEEEELGEEEEKAEEGREEVEQEVGPPLLTPLSEDAEIMHMSPWTARLSCSLSPQYAVAVVRSNLWPGAYAYASGKKFENIYIGWGHKYSPENFNPSLPAPVQQEYPSGPELMEMSDPTVEEELALKAAQEQALEATEEEEEDEEEDEEEDQDD; this is translated from the exons ATGGGAGACCTACCACCCGACCCTGAGCCCCCTCCTCAGCCTACCTCCAGCAGTAGGAATTCCGAGGTCTCCGAGCGGCGGCGCAGTGGGGAACAGTCTAGGCCCCAGCCCACAGTCCCTGAAGAGGTGCAGCAGATACCGCTTGACGCTCAGATCCTGCGCGGCAGTCGGGAGACGCTGTCGAACCAGATCAACCGGGGCTGGTCACAAGGGGCCAGTCTGACCTCAAATGAGAACTTCATTCTTCAGGCCGAGGAAGCCCAGCGGGGGGGCATTGAATACCCTTCCCTGAATACGGGCTTTCCCTCAGAGGTACAGCCCCAAACTTACCCGAGTGAAGGCAGGCTCCAGGCCAGCCACAACGCCAGCTTAATGCTGCAGCAGCTACAGCAGGGCGAAGGCAACCTATTCCAGCAACTGGAGTCTGCCTACCAGGAGCCCCGGGCTGACCTCTTGGGCCAGTACACCAGGTACGAGAGAGAAGACGTGCAGTTCAGCCAGGACACCCAGCACGGGCCGTCCCTACGGGATGACGCTGCGCTCCCGTCCTCGCCCTCTGAGCTGGGCTTCATGCCCTTCACTACGGAGTTGCCCGAGCCAGAGCCTCGAGAGCTGGCCGTGCAGAGCGCCAAGGCCTACCTGCTGCAGACCAGCGTCAGCTGCGACCTCAGCCT GTATGAGCACCTGGTGAACCTGCTGACCAAGATCCTGAACCAGCGGCCTGAGAACCCCTTGTTCCTCCTGGAGTCGCTGAACCGCACCACTCAGCGGGAGTGGTTCCACCCCAAGTTGGACACGCTTCGGGACGACCCAGAGATGCAGACCGCCTACGAGATGGCCGAGAGGCAGAAGGCGCTGTTCGGccggagcggcggcggcggcggcgagggcgaacaggagatggaggaggaggcg GCTGAGACGGCCGTGCCCAACATCATGGAGAAGGCCTTCTACCTGGAACAGGCCGGCGTGGGCCTGAGCTCAGACGAGAGTTTCCGCATCTTCATGGCCCTGAAGCAGCTCGTGGAGCAGCAGCCCATCCACACCTGCCGCTTCTGGGGCAAGATCCTGGGGCTCCGTCGCAGCTACCTGGTGGCTGAGGTGGAATTCCGGGAGGGcgaggaggagctggaggaggaggagctggaggagatGATGGAGGGCGGAGAGGTCATGCAGGAGCCCGGCGAGGAGGAGGGCGAGGAGGGCGAGGAGGGCGAAGAGGTCGCCGACGTCATCCCCAAGCCCACGTGGAAGCCGCCGCCCGTCGTCCCCAAGGAAGAGAGCCGAAAGGGCGCCAACAAGTACGTGTATTTCGTGTGCAACGAGCCGGGCCGGCCGTGGGTGAGGCTGCCCCATGTCGTGCCAAGCCAGATCGTGCAGGCCCGCAAGATCAGGAAGTTCTTCACTGGCTTCCTGGACGCGCCGGTCGTCAGCTACCCGCCCTTCCCGGGCAACGAGGCCAACTACCTGCGGGCCCAGATCGCCCGCATCTCGGCCTCCACACACATCAGCCCCCTCGGCTTCTACCTGTTCGGCGAGGAGGAGGGCGACGACGACGAGGAGGGCGGTGCCGGGCGCGACTCTTACGAGGAGAACCCCGACTTTGAGGGCATCCCGGTCCTCGAGTTGGTGGCCTCCATGGCCAACTGGGTGCATCATACGCAGCACATCCTGCCACAG GGCCGCTGCACTTGGGTGAACCCTTTGCAGAagacggaggaggaggaggagctgggggaggaggaagagaaggcagaggaggggagagaggaggtggagCAGGAGGTCGGGCCCCCGCTGCTGACGCCACTCTCAGAAGATGCAG AAATCATGCACATGTCACCCTGGACCGCCCGCCTGTCCTGCAGCCTCAGCCCGCAGTACGCCGTGGCTGTCGTGCGCTCCAATCTCTGGCCAGGGGCCTATGCCTACGCCAGTGGCAA GAAGTTTGAGAACATCTACATCGGCTGGGGCCACAAGTACAGTCCTGAGAATTTCAACCCGTCCCTGCCAGCCCCTGTTCAGCAAGAGTACCCCAGCGGCCCGGAGCTCATGGAGATGAGCGACCCCAcggtggaggaggagctggcccTCAAGGCTGCCCAGGAGCAGGCCCTGGAGGCcacggaggaagaggaagaggatgaggaggaagatgaggaggaggaccAGGATGACTGA